In Aquila chrysaetos chrysaetos chromosome 10, bAquChr1.4, whole genome shotgun sequence, the following proteins share a genomic window:
- the ABHD15 gene encoding LOW QUALITY PROTEIN: protein ABHD15 (The sequence of the model RefSeq protein was modified relative to this genomic sequence to represent the inferred CDS: deleted 1 base in 1 codon): MGGSRPHRGHGCRGFLPPPAPSAGQSLATCPSRFTQSPWPRLAASHAVPGTALPSPARPRRSPSPGAGLSQRGPRHRSANPPSTGGCRPGLPPPRMVSPEGLVAAAAVLAGLGLLAWRLWAGRLEVPGDSGKEEEEEEGIPFIAEDGSGRCRLLCKPSALAQHLVRSLGRSAALRGGRWPWSRWPRLQMLRQLLRPPEPEPAVARELLQLPDAGLVALDWLAGPWGAAGGCGGGPSPVLLLIPNAAGKVTGELLRLGLRALERGFVPVVFNRRGHNGCPLATPRLQPFGDPGDLREAVTYLRYRHPAAPLLAVSEGSGSGLLLAYLGESGSSSRLAAAACISPVFRGRDWFEAGMPWLYEWPLLLHLKRGLSRYVGSLTEAVDVDRLLGSRSLRELEETLFCRTKSRPTSWEAYWERNEPLRDADEAAVPVLCLCSADDPVRGPPARSLPLELFRSSPYFFLLLTPRGGHCGFPRRGQGRCWGHEAVLEYFRAMAEFLRAEERRKGLPRARRWGGPAVEPPAFTWQRSYTR, translated from the exons ATGGGGGGGTCCCGTCCCCACCGGGGGCATGGCTGTAGGggattcctccccccccccgctcccagTGCCGGGCAGAGCTTGGCCACGTGTCCTTCCCGTTTCACCCAGTCCCCTTGGCCACGGCTGGCGGCCAGTCACGCCGTCCCCGGCACAGCCTTGCCGTCCCCGGCACGGCCCCGCCGCTcgcccagccccggggcagggctTTCTCAGCGCGGCCCCCGCCATCGCTCTGCGAACCCGCCGAGCACCGGGGGCTGCCGGCCGGGGCTCCCGCCACCCCGCATGGTGTCCCCCGAGGGTTTGGTGGCCGCAGCTGCGGTGCTCGCCGGCCTGGGCCTCCTGGCCTGGCGTCTTTGGGCAGGGAGGCTGGAGGTGCCCGGAGACTcgggaaaggaggaggaggaagaggagggcatCCCCTTCATCGCCGAGGATGGCTCGGGGCGCTGCCGGCTGCTGTGCAAGCCCTCGGCGCTGGCCCAGCACCTGGTGCGGAGCTTGGGGCGCTCGGCGGCGTTGCGGGGGGGCCGCTGGCCGTGGTCGCGCTGGCCCCGGCTCCAGATGCTGCGACAGCTCCTGCGGCCGCCCGAGCCGGAGCCGGCGGTGGCCCGggagctcctgcagctgcccGACGCCGGGCTGGTGGCCCTGGACTGGCTGGCGGGGCCGTGGGGGGCCGCGGGTGGCTGCGGCGGGGGCCCCAGCCCGGTGCTGCTGCTCATCCCCAACGCCGCTGGGAAGGTGACGGGGGAGCTGCTgcggctggggctgcgg gcgcTGGAGCGGGGCTTCGTCCCCGTCGTCTTCAACCGTCGGGGCCACAACGGCTGCCCCCTCGCCACCCCCCGACTCCAGCCCTTCGGGGACCCCGGGGACCTGCGGGAGGCGGTGACCTACCTACGGTACCGGCACCCGGCTGCCCCGCTGCTGGCCGTCAGCGAGGGCTCGGGCTCGGGGCTACTGCTCGCCTACCTGGGGGAGAGCGGTTCCTCCAGCCGcctggccgccgccgcctgcaTCTCCCCAGTCTTCCGTGGCCGGGACTGGTTTGAAGCTGGGATGCCCTGGCTCTACGAGTGGCCGCTGCTCCTGCACCTCAAGCGGGGACTCAGCAG gtacGTGGGGTCCCTGACCGAGGCGGTGGACGTGGACAGGCTGCTGGGCAGCCGCTCGCTGCGGGAGCTGGAGGAAACCCTCTTCTGCCGGACCAAGAGCCGCCCCACCAGTTGGGAGGCTTACTGGGAACGCAACGAGCCCTTACGCGACGCCGACGAGGCGGCCGTGCCGGTGCTGTGCCTCTGCAGCGCCGACGACCCCGTCCGCGGACCCCCGGCCCGCAGCCTGCCCCTGGAGCTATTCCGCAGCAGCCCTTACTTCTTCTTGCTGCTGACCCCACGCGGGGGCCACTGCGGCTTCCCCCGGCGGGGACAGGGACGCTGCTGGGGCCACGAGGCCGTGCTGGAATACTTCAGGGCCATGGCCGAGTTCCTGCGGGCGGAAGAGCGGAGGAAGGGGCTGCCGCGAGCCCGCAGGTGGGGGGGTCCCGCCGTCGAGCCCCCCGCCTTCACCTGGCAGAGGTCCTACACCCGGTAG
- the GIT1 gene encoding LOW QUALITY PROTEIN: ARF GTPase-activating protein GIT1 (The sequence of the model RefSeq protein was modified relative to this genomic sequence to represent the inferred CDS: deleted 1 base in 1 codon), with product MSRKAPRAEVCADCSAPDPGWASINRGVLICDECCSVHRSLGRHISIVKHLRHSPWPATLLQMVHTLASNGANSIWEHSLLDPAQVQSGRRKANPQDKVHPTKSEFIRAKYQMLAFVHKLPCRDDDGVTAKDLSKQLHSSVRTGNLETCLRLLSLGAQANFFHPEKGTTPLHVAAKAGQILQAELLVVYGADPGAPDVNGRTPIDYARQAAQHELAERLVECQYELTDRLAFYLCGRKPDHKNGHYIIPQMADRVRPKCMAQSLDLSELAKAAKKKLQALSNRLFEELAMDVYDEVDRRENDAVWLTTQNHSTLVTERSAVPFLPVNPEYSATRNQGRQKLARFNAREFATLLIDILGEAKRRQQGKSLLSPTDALDYSLRSQSDLDDQHDYDSVASDEDTDQELLRNASRNNRARSMDSSDLSDGPITLQEYLEVKKALAASEAKVQQLMKVNNSLSDELRRLQREIHKLQAENTQIRQQTGPAHPTPAPSERPEHGTPRAQPPPHRRDRQAFSMYEPGSALKPFGQPVEDLVTRLQPFGAGEVEDEALYSMHIPASVYRIRKGPSASSVPFPPSSPLLSCPPDGARHMSKLDRHGSGTDSDYDNTQAGEVLISMEGKRFVELSKDEDFPHELDPLDGELDPGLPSTEDVILKTEQVTKNIQELLRAAQESKHDSFMPCSEKIHSAVTEMASLFPKKPALETVRSSLRLLNASAYRLQSECRKTVPPEPGAAVDYQLLTQQVIQCAYDIAKAAKQLVTITTREKKQ from the exons ATGTCCCGGAAGGCGCCGCGGGCGGAGGTGTGCGCCGACTGCAGCGCCCCAG ACCCTGGCTGGGCCTCCATCAACCGCGGGGTGCTGATCTGCGACGAGTGCTGCAGCGTTCACCGCAGCCTGGGCCGCCACATCTCCATCGTCAAGCACCTGCGCCACAGCCCCTGGCCCGCCACCCTGCTCCAG ATGGTTCACACCTTGGCGAGCAACGGGGCCAACTCCATCTGGGAGCACTCGCTGCTGGATCCGGCCCAAGTGCAGAGCGGGCGCCGGAAGGCAAACCCCCAGGACAAAGTGCA ccccaccaAGTCGGAGTTCATCCGCGCCAAGTACCAGATGCTGGCCTTCGTCCACAAGCTGCCCTGCCGGGATGACGACGGTGTCACTGCCAAGGACCTCAGcaag CAATTGCACTCGAGCGTGCGGACGGGCAACCTGGAGACCTGCCTGCGCCTGCTCTCGCTGGGCGCCCAGGCCAACTTCTTCCACCCG GAGAAGGGGACCACGCCGCTGCACGTGGCCGCCAAGGCCGGGCAGatcctgcaggcagagctgctggtggtCTACGGAGCCGACCCCGGGGCACCCGACGTGAACGGCCGGACCCCCATCGACTATGCTAG gcaggcagcccagcaCGAACTGGCGGAGCGACTGGTGGAGTGCCAGTACGAGCTGACCGACCGGCTGGCTTTTTACCTCTGCGGCAGAAAGCCGG ACCACAAGAACGGGCACTACATCATCCCGCAGATGGCCGACAG GGTGCGCCCAAAGTGCATGGCACAGAG cctggACCTCTCTGAGCTGGCCAAAGCAGCCAAGAAGAAGCTGCAGGCG CTCAGCAACCGCCTCTTCGAGGAGCTGGCCATGGACGTCTACGACGAGGTGGATCGCCGGGAGAACGATGCGG TCTGGCTGACGACGCAGAACCACAGCACGCTGGTGACGGAGCGCAGCGCCgtccccttcctccctgtcAACCCTGAGTACTCGGCCACGCGCAACCAG ggccgGCAGAAGCTGGCCAGGTTCAACGCCAGGGAGTTTGCCACCTTGCTCATCGACATCCTCGGGGAAGCCAAGCGCCGGCAGCAAGGGAAGAGTCTGCTGAGCCCCACAG aCGCCCTCGACTACTCGCTGCGGAGCCAGAGCGACCTGGACGACCAGCACGACTACGACAGCGTCGCTTCCGACGAGGACACGGACCAGGAGCTGCTGCGCAACGCCTCCCGCAACAACCGTGCCAGG AGCATGGACTCCTCCGACCTCTCGGACGGCCCCATCACGCTGCAGGAATATCTGGAAGTGAAAAAGGCTCTGGCCGCCTCCGAGGCCAAGGTGCAGCAGCTGATGAAGGTGAACAACAGCCTGAGCGATGAGCTGCGCCGGCTGCAGCGCGAG ATCCAcaagctgcaggcagagaaCACGCAGATCCGGCAGCAGACGGGTCCGGCGCACCCAACCCCGGCTCCCAGCGAGCGGCCGGAGCACGGG ACCCCCCgggcgcagccccccccgcACCGCCGGGACCGCCAGGCTTTCTCCATGTACGAGCCAGGCTCGGCGCTGAAACCTTTCGGGCAGCCGGTGGAGGATCTGGTGACGCGGCTGCAGCCCTTCGGCGCCGGG GAGGTGGAGGACGAGGCTCTGTACTCCATGCACATCCCGGCCAGCGTGTACCGG aTCCGGAAAGGTCCGTCTGCTTCCTCGGTGCCCTTTCCCCCGTCCTCCCCGCTGCTCTCCTGCCCGCCCGACGGTGCCCGGCACATG agCAAGCTGGACCGGCACGGCAGCGGCACCGACAGCGACTACGACAACACGCAGGCGGGTGAGGTCCTGATCAG CATGGAGGGGAAGCGATTCGTGGAGCTGAGCAAGGACGAGGACTTCCCCCACGAGCTGGACCCGCTGGACGGGGAGCTGGACCCCGGGCTGCCCAGCACGGAGGACGTCATCCTCAAAACCGAGCAGGTCACCAAGAACAtccaggagctgctgcgggCGGCACAGGAGTCCAAACACGACAG CTTCATGCCCTGCTCGGAGAAGATCCACTCGGCTGTGACGGAGATGGCATCGCTCTTCCCCAAG AAGCCGGCGCTGGAGACGGTGCGGAGCTCCCTGCGGCTGCTCAACGCCAGCGCCTACCGGCTGCAGAGCGAGTGCCGCAAGACCGTGCCGCCCGAGCCGGGCGCCGCCGTGGACTACCAGCTCCTGACCCAGCAGGTCATCCAGTGTGCCTACGACATCGCCAAGGCCGCCAAACAGCTGGTCACCATCACCACCCGCGAGAAGAAGCAGTGA
- the LOC121233579 gene encoding translation initiation factor IF-2-like, translating into MPAGPSPPLTGVGLSVGGLGVSPYPGAGTEVPGAPLGLQNPSQGWGCPRASAPRAAATPTRIPPHPGCPLQRERVPSPGVPQIRRVGGPRAASPAGFPPARSVLFPAAPRGQRARRHRCRRVGCQGAAICVCRAARLGGGGGGGTAPPNHPTSASGHCSTAGLGAPQNGILRALWGGGRLGRGPGPRGGEGSAGGPAAHPPAFLCGVAGPPSPPLGAIVAGRCCHPPRPCVPQAGGLPPPLPVGPCCVCVGPTETRGGVAGQRLAGLPRGTRPRDHPGTVRRCHPVPGRVSREGAVTQRVGGGGDPQILPSVLPPASAVPQPPRPRPTPGPIFGVRV; encoded by the coding sequence ATGCCGGCcggccccagccctcccctcaCTGGCGTGGGGCTGAGCGTTGGGGGTCTCGGCGTCAGCCCGTACCCCGGTGCAGGGACGGAGGTGCCGGGAGCTCCCCTGGGGCTCCAGAATCCCTCCCAGGGTTGGGGGTGTCCCCGTGCCAGCGCTCCCCGAGCTGCTGCAACGCCCACCCGCATCCCACCGCATCCCGGCTGCCCCCTGCAGCGGGAAAGGGTGCCGTCCCCGGGGGTACCCCAGATCCGCCGGGTTGGGGGGCCGCGGGCAGCCTCGCCGGCCGGCTTCCCCCCGGCTCGGAGCGTCCTGTTCCCGGCAGCGCCCCGTGGGCAGCGGGCGCGAAGGCACAGATGCCGCCGCGTCGGCTGCCAAGGCGCTGCCATCTGTGTGTGCCgggctgccaggctgggggggggggggggggggggcactgctCCCCCCAACCACCCCACCTCGGCCTCAGGGCACTGCAGCACCGCAGGGCTGGGTGCCCCCCAAAATGGCATCCTCAGGGctctctgggggggggggcgcttgGGGAGGGGTCCGGGACCCCGCGGAGGGGAAGGAAGCGCGGGAGGCCCGGCCGCCCACCCGCCTGCCTTCCTCTGTGGGGTCGCGGGGCCACCGTCACCCCCCCTCGGGGCCATCGTGGCCGGCCGGTGCTGCCACCCCCCTAGACCCTGTGtcccccaggctggggggctcccccccccccttcccgtGGGGCCGTGCTGTGTTTGTGTAGGCCCTACAGAAACAAGGGGTGGCGTGGCTGGGCAGAGGCTGGCCGGACTCCCCCGCGGCACCCGGCCGAGGGACCACCCAGGGACGGTTCGGCGTTGTCACCCCGTGCCTGGCCGGGTGTCACGGGAGGGGGCTGTGACCCAgcgggttgggggggggggggatccccaAATCCTGCCTTCGGTGCTGCCGCCGGCATCTGCGGTCCCACAGCCACCCCGACCCAGGCCAACCCCAGGACCCATTTTTGGGGTGCGGGTGTAG
- the ANKRD13B gene encoding LOW QUALITY PROTEIN: ankyrin repeat domain-containing protein 13B (The sequence of the model RefSeq protein was modified relative to this genomic sequence to represent the inferred CDS: deleted 1 base in 1 codon) — protein MLASCSGRKGPEGRYPLHYLVWHNRARDLERELSAKQADIEQLDPRGRTPLHLATTLGHLECARVLLKHGADVGKENRSGWTVLQEAVSTRDLELVQLVLRYRDYQRAIKRLAGIPILLEKLRKAQDFYVEMKWEFTSWVPLVSKICPSDTYKVWKSGQNLRVDTTLLGFDHMTWQRGNRSFVFRGQDTSAVVMEIDHDRRVVYSETLALAGHDQEVLLAAVQPTEEQVMGRLTAPVVTTQLDTKNIAFERNKSGILGWRSEKTEMVNGYEAKVYGASNVELITRTRTEHLSDQHKGKSKGSKTPLQSFLGIAEQHVGPNNGTLITQTLSHANPTAITPEEYFNPNFELGNRDMGRPMELTTKTQKFKAKLWLCEDHPLSLCEQVAPIIDLMAISNALFAKLRDFITLRLPPGFPVKIEIPLFHVLNARITFGNLNGCDEPVSSLRHSPSSEAPSPSSDSSSVSSSSSLTSCRACEMDPALFEVPRGYSVVGTHQDALREDEDDLLQFAIQQSLLEAGSEYDQVTIWEALTNSKPGTHPMSHESRRGDRLVRSGQPPPPSRGGWWWWWGKAGVGARPTGTPAETLPPPPPPPRTPQHTAAPRPPVTPAPGGGRGGPSALFPSYAEQLRLAMALSAREQEEAERRTRQEEEELQRILQLSLTEK, from the exons ATGCTCGCGTCTTGCTCAGGCAGGAAGGGGCCGGAGGGCAGGTACCCGCTGCATTACCTCGTCTGGCACAACCGCGCCCGTGACCTGGAGCGGGAGCTCAGCGCCAAGCAG GCCGACATTGAGCAGCTGGACCCCCGAGGACGTACCCCGCTGCACCTGGCCACCACGCTGGGTCACCTCGAGTGCGCCAGGGTGCTGCTGAAGCATGGCGCTGACGTGGGCAAGGAGAACCGCAGCGGCTGGACAG TCCTGCAGGAGGCCGTGAGCACCCGCGACCTGGAGCTGGTGCAGCTGGTCCTGCGCTACCGCGACTACCAGAGAGCCATCAAGCGCCTGGCCGGGATCCCCATCCTGCTGGAGAAGCTGCGCAAG GCCCAGGACTTCTACGTGGAGATGAAGTGGGAGTTCACCAGTTGGG TGCCGTTGGTGTCCAAGATCTGCCCCAGTGACACCTACAAGGTGTGGAAGAGCGGCCAGAATCTGCGGGTGGACACCACGCTGCTGGGCTTCGACCATATGACCTGGCAGCGGGGCAACCGCAGCTTCGTCTTTCGGGGACAAG ACACCAGCGCGGTGGTTATGGAGATCGACCACGACCGACGGGTGGTCTACTCGGAGACGTTGGCCCTGGCCGGCCACGACCaggaggtgctgctggctgctgtgcaGCCCACCGAGGAGCAGGTGATGGGGCGGCTGACGGCCCCCGTCGTCACCACCCAGCTCGACACCAAGAACATCGCCTTTGAGAG GAACAAGTCCGGGATCCTGGGCTGGAGGAGCGAGAAGACGGAGATGGTGAACGGGTACGAGGCCAAG GTCTACGGCGCATCCAACGTGGAGCTGATCACGCGGACGCGGACCGAGCACCTCTCGGACCAGCACAAGGGCAAGAGCAAAG GCAGTAAGACCCCCCTGCAATCCTTCCTGGGCATCGCCGAGCAGCACGTGGGGCCCAACAACGGG ACGCTGATCACGCAGACGCTGAGCCATGCCAACCCCACCGCCATCACCCCTGAGGAGTACTTCAACCCCAACTTCGAACTGGGCAACCGAGACATGGGGCGGCCCATGGAGCTCACCACCAAGACACAGaa GTTCAAGGCGAAGCTGTGGCTGTGCGAGGACCACCCGCTGTCCCTCTGCGAGCAGGTTGCCCCCATCATTGACCTCATGGCAATAAGCAACGCGCTCTTCGCCAAGCTGCGGGACTTCATCACCCTGCGCCTCCCGCCGGGCTTCCCCGTCAAGATCG AAATCCCCCTCTTCCACGTGCTCAACGCCCGCATCACCTTTGGGAACCTCAACGGGTGCGACGAGCCCGTCAGCTCCCTGcggcacagccccagcagcgaGGCACCCTCGCCCAGCAGCGACTCCTCCAGCGTCAGCAGCTCCAGTTCCCTGA CCTCGTGCCGGGCGTGCGAGATGGACCCGGCGCTGTTCGAGGTGCCGCGGGGGTACAGCGTGGTGGGCACCCACCAGGACGCCCTGCGGGAGGATGAGGATGACCTGCTGCAGTTCGCCATCCAGCAGAGCCTGCTGGAAGCGGGCAGCGAGTACGACCAG GTCACCATTTGGGAAGCGCTAACCAACAGCAAACCGGGCACCCACCCCATGTCGCACGAAAGCCGCCGAGGAGACAGGTTGGTAAGGTCcggccagcccccccccccatcccggggggggtggtggtggtggtgggggaaagCGGGAGTGGGTGCCAGGCCCACGGGGACCCCCGCTGAgaccctgccaccccccccccccccccccaggactcCCCAGCACACGGCGGCCCCCCGTCCCCCAGTcaccccagccccggggggggggcgg ggggggcccAGCGCCCTGTTCCCCAGTTACGCGGAGCAGCTGCGGCTGGCCATGGCGCTGTCGGCGCGGGAGCAGGAGGAAGCCGAGCGCCGGACAcgccaggaggaagaggagctgcagcGGATCCTGCAGCTCTCGCTGACGGAGAAGTGA
- the CORO6 gene encoding LOW QUALITY PROTEIN: coronin-6 (The sequence of the model RefSeq protein was modified relative to this genomic sequence to represent the inferred CDS: deleted 2 bases in 2 codons), with translation MSRRVVRQSKFRHVFGQPVKADQMYEDIRVSKVTCDSSFCAVNPKFVAIIVESGGGGAFIVLPLAKTGRVDKNHPLVTGHTAPVLDIDWCPHNDHVIASASEDTTVMVWQIPDYVPVRNITEPVVTLEGHSKRVGIITWHPTARNVLLSAGCDNLVILWNVGTGEMLLVLEDMHTDLIYNVGWNRNGSLLVTTCKDKRVRVIDPRKQQVVAEKAKPHDGARPVRAIFLADGKIFTTGFSRMSERQLGLWDLNNFEEPIALQEMDTSNGVLLPFYDPDSSIVYLCGKGDSSIRYFEITDEAPYVHYLNTYTSKEPQRGMGWMPKRGLDVSKCEIARFFKLHERKCEPIVMTVPRKSDLFQDDLYPDTPGPEPALEADEWLSGKDAEPILISLRDGYVPIKNRELKVVKKNILDNKPPPGPRHSHSTCDPDFSRPALEEVLEEIRALKEMVQAQEKRISDLEDKLCQFTNGTD, from the exons ATGAGCCGCCGCGTGGTGCGCCAGAGCAAGTTCCGGCACGTCTTCGGGCAGCCGGTGAAGGCTGACCAGATGTACGAGGACATTCGTGTCTCCAAGGTGACGTGTGACAGCTCCTTCTGCGCCGTCAACCCCAAGTTTGTGGCCATCATCGTCGAGTCCGGCGGT GGGGGGGCCTTCATCGTCCTGCCTCTTGCCAAG ACGGGACGGGTGGACAAGAACCACCCGCTGGTGACCGGACACACGGCGCCCGTGCTGGACATCGACTGGTGTCCCCACAACGACCACGTCATCGCCAGCGCCTCGGAGGACACCACCGTCATG gtgtgGCAGATCCCCGACTACGTCCCCGTCCGCAACATCACGGAGCCGGTGGTGACGCTGGAGGGACACTCCAAACGGGTGGGCATCATCACCTGGCACCCCACCGCCCGCAACGTCCTGCTCAGCGCCG GCTGTGACAATCTGGTGATCCTCTGGAACGTGGGCACGGGGGagatgctgctggtgctggaggaCATGCACACCGACCTCATCTACAACGTGGGCTGGAACCGCAACGGCAGCCTCCTCGTCACCACCTGCAAGGACAAGAGGGTCCGCGTCATCGACCCCCGCAAGCAGCAGGTCGTGGCG GAGAAAGCCAAACCGCACGACGGCGCCCGCCCCGTCCGCGCCATCTTCTTGGCCGACGGCAAGATCTTCACCACCGGCTTCAGCCGCATGAGCGAGCGGCAGCTGGGCCTCTGGGACCTG AACAACTTTGAGGAGCCCATCGCCCTGCAGGAGATGGACACGAGCAACGGCGTCCTGCTGCCCTTCTACGACCCCGACTCCAGCATCGTCTACCTCTGCGGGAAG GGTGACAGCAGCATCAGGTACTTCGAAATTACGGACGAGGCACCCTACGTGCACTACCTGAACACCTACACCAGCAAGGAGCCCCAGCGGGGCATGGGCTGGATGCCCAAGCGCGGGCTGGACGTCAGCAAGTGTGAAATCGCCAG GTTCTTCAAGCTGCACGAGCGCAAGTGCGAGCCCATCGTCATGACGGTGCCGCGCAAG TCAGACCTCTTCCAGGACGACCTGTATCCCGACACGCCGGGTCCCGAGCCGGCCCTGGAGGCGGACGAGTGGCTGTCGGGGAAGGACGCGGAGCCCATCCTCATCTCGCTGCGGGACGGTTACGTCCCCATCAAGAACCGGGAGCTGAAGGTGGTCAAAAAGAATATCCTGGACAAcaagcccccccccgggccg cgCCACAGCCACTCCACCTGTGACCCCGACTTCTCC CGGCCAGCCTTGGaggaggtgctggaggagaTCCGTGCCCTGAAGGAGATGGTCCAAGCGCAGGAGAAGCGCATCTCCGACCTGGAGGACAAACTCTGCCAGTTTACCAATGGCACGGACTAG